One stretch of Geoalkalibacter ferrihydriticus DSM 17813 DNA includes these proteins:
- a CDS encoding DUF167 domain-containing protein gives MAVYVQPRASRNELVGVQGEELRMRLTSPPVEGAANRLCCEFLADLCGVAKSQVVLLSGAKSRHKRLLVRDADLRLVARCLKVD, from the coding sequence GTGGCTGTATATGTTCAGCCCCGCGCCAGTCGCAACGAACTCGTCGGCGTTCAAGGCGAAGAACTGCGCATGCGTTTGACTTCGCCGCCGGTGGAGGGTGCGGCCAATCGGCTGTGCTGTGAGTTTCTCGCTGATCTTTGCGGCGTGGCAAAATCCCAGGTGGTACTGCTCTCAGGCGCCAAGTCCCGGCACAAGCGGTTGTTGGTGCGTGATGCCGACCTGCGCTTGGTGGCCCGTTGCTTGAAAGTTGACTGA
- a CDS encoding FmdB family zinc ribbon protein: protein MPIYEYQCNSCGKTFEARQKFSDPPLNDCKVCGSGDVAKLISQTAFTLKGGGWYQQGYGAEGKPAACATSTGEGGGCAGCPKAANE, encoded by the coding sequence ATGCCGATCTATGAATATCAGTGCAATTCCTGTGGTAAAACCTTTGAAGCCAGGCAGAAATTTTCCGATCCTCCGCTGAATGACTGCAAAGTCTGTGGGTCTGGCGATGTGGCCAAGCTGATTTCCCAGACCGCTTTTACCCTCAAAGGTGGCGGTTGGTATCAGCAGGGGTATGGTGCGGAAGGCAAACCCGCTGCTTGCGCCACGAGCACAGGTGAAGGGGGCGGCTGCGCGGGCTGTCCCAAGGCTGCCAACGAATAA
- the folD gene encoding bifunctional methylenetetrahydrofolate dehydrogenase/methenyltetrahydrofolate cyclohydrolase FolD, with amino-acid sequence MAEIIDGKAIAAEIRGRIKEEAAELKKSNVVPGLAVVLVGEDPASRVYVTMKEKACAEAGIFSDEHKLPVETSEAQLLALIAQLNQDARIDGILVQLPLPAHIDETRVLEAILPQKDVDGFHPYNVGRLATGNPLFQPCTPYGIMKMLEHTGTDLTGKDVVVVGRSNIVGKPVALMCLARHATVTLCHSRTRDLAAKVRAADVVIAAVGRPEMVKGDWVKDGAVVIDVGINRVGEKKLVGDVEYEAASRHAGAITPVPGGVGPMTIAMLLQNTLESAQRRARR; translated from the coding sequence GTGGCAGAGATTATTGACGGCAAGGCGATTGCCGCTGAAATTCGCGGTCGAATTAAAGAAGAGGCGGCAGAACTCAAAAAAAGCAATGTGGTCCCCGGGTTGGCGGTTGTGCTGGTGGGTGAGGATCCGGCCAGTCGCGTCTACGTCACCATGAAGGAGAAGGCCTGCGCCGAAGCAGGGATCTTTTCCGACGAACACAAACTGCCGGTGGAAACCAGCGAAGCTCAGTTGCTGGCCCTTATCGCCCAACTTAACCAGGACGCGCGCATTGACGGGATTCTCGTGCAGTTGCCGTTGCCTGCGCATATCGACGAAACACGCGTCCTTGAAGCCATTCTTCCGCAAAAGGATGTTGACGGTTTTCATCCCTACAACGTCGGGCGCCTGGCCACGGGCAATCCGCTATTTCAGCCTTGTACGCCTTACGGCATCATGAAAATGCTGGAGCATACCGGCACCGATCTTACCGGCAAGGATGTGGTGGTCGTCGGGCGCTCAAATATCGTCGGCAAGCCGGTGGCGCTGATGTGCCTGGCGCGTCACGCCACGGTTACCCTGTGTCACTCGCGTACCCGCGACCTGGCTGCCAAAGTGCGTGCCGCCGATGTGGTGATCGCCGCCGTCGGTCGGCCGGAGATGGTCAAGGGTGATTGGGTCAAGGATGGTGCGGTGGTTATCGATGTCGGCATCAACCGTGTCGGTGAAAAAAAGCTGGTGGGCGATGTGGAATATGAAGCGGCCAGCCGCCACGCTGGAGCTATCACGCCGGTTCCGGGCGGGGTCGGTCCCATGACCATCGCCATGCTGTTGCAAAACACCCTGGAGAGCGCTCAGCGCCGCGCCCGCCGCTGA
- a CDS encoding methylenetetrahydrofolate reductase C-terminal domain-containing protein, translating to MIISRQKDKVELLEHLEGKQKLFLVGCAACATACKAGGEEELFQMQDWLAAHQREVTGSVVIQEACHIMRVARDLRQHRAAVQEADALLVLTCGAGVQSLSANTEKRVIGALDSLFLGNVRRLGHYEEKCSLCGDCILNETAGICPVTNCAKSLLNGPCGGMEDGRCEADRERECAWQMIYERLTRQGRKGVFARVVPNKDWGRRHQPGRHKV from the coding sequence ATGATCATCAGTCGGCAAAAAGATAAGGTCGAACTGCTGGAGCATCTCGAAGGCAAACAAAAGTTGTTCCTGGTGGGTTGTGCTGCCTGCGCCACGGCCTGCAAAGCCGGCGGCGAGGAAGAACTTTTTCAGATGCAGGACTGGTTGGCCGCTCATCAGCGTGAGGTGACGGGCAGTGTCGTTATTCAGGAAGCCTGCCACATCATGCGCGTCGCCCGTGACCTGCGCCAGCATCGAGCGGCCGTTCAGGAAGCCGACGCGCTGTTGGTACTGACTTGCGGGGCCGGAGTTCAATCGCTCTCCGCCAACACTGAAAAACGGGTCATCGGGGCTCTCGATTCTCTGTTTCTCGGCAACGTACGTCGTCTCGGTCACTATGAGGAAAAATGTTCGTTGTGCGGCGATTGCATTCTCAACGAGACCGCCGGGATCTGCCCCGTCACCAACTGTGCTAAAAGTTTGCTCAACGGTCCTTGCGGAGGCATGGAAGATGGGCGCTGCGAGGCTGACCGTGAGCGCGAGTGTGCCTGGCAGATGATCTACGAGCGCTTGACGCGCCAGGGCCGCAAGGGGGTTTTTGCTCGGGTCGTGCCCAACAAAGACTGGGGCCGGCGTCACCAACCGGGCAGACATAAGGTTTAG
- a CDS encoding methylenetetrahydrofolate reductase → MSRFAEKLAGGEFVVTAEIAPPKGVSLDQELALAASLPAEVTAVNVTDNQGANMRMAPLAVAALLRQRGIEPILQMTCRDRNRMALQSDLLAASALGIENLLLLSGDHPRFGDHPQARPVFDLDSVQLLRAAEALMAGHDLAGRPLQTSPVFFPGAAVTPEAEPFELMFQKVQKKAASGARFFQTQAVFREESLRRFMAQARPLGVPVVLGVILLKNVRMARYLNEHIPGVRVPEDIMTRLSEAADPLEQGVIIAREMVALARSECQGVHLMTLGCEDRIPQILC, encoded by the coding sequence ATGTCGCGGTTTGCTGAAAAACTTGCCGGCGGCGAATTCGTCGTCACCGCCGAAATAGCTCCGCCCAAAGGAGTTAGCCTCGACCAGGAGCTGGCACTGGCTGCTTCCTTGCCCGCAGAAGTGACCGCGGTCAACGTCACCGACAATCAGGGGGCCAACATGCGCATGGCGCCTCTGGCGGTGGCTGCTCTTTTGCGGCAGCGCGGTATCGAACCCATTCTGCAGATGACTTGTCGCGACCGCAACCGCATGGCGCTGCAATCCGATCTGCTTGCCGCATCCGCCTTAGGTATTGAAAATCTTCTGCTGCTTTCCGGCGATCACCCCCGCTTCGGCGATCATCCGCAGGCGCGACCGGTGTTTGACCTCGATTCAGTGCAACTGCTGCGGGCTGCAGAGGCACTTATGGCCGGTCATGACCTGGCGGGACGCCCCTTGCAGACCTCGCCGGTTTTTTTTCCGGGCGCCGCGGTCACCCCTGAGGCTGAACCCTTTGAGCTGATGTTTCAGAAAGTTCAAAAAAAAGCAGCCTCCGGTGCAAGATTTTTTCAGACCCAAGCCGTGTTTCGCGAGGAATCCCTGCGACGCTTCATGGCGCAGGCCCGCCCACTGGGTGTTCCAGTTGTTTTGGGAGTGATTTTGTTGAAAAACGTGCGCATGGCGCGCTACCTCAATGAGCATATCCCCGGCGTGCGGGTCCCCGAAGATATCATGACGCGTTTGAGCGAGGCCGCTGATCCTCTTGAGCAGGGCGTCATCATTGCCCGTGAGATGGTGGCGCTGGCGCGAAGCGAATGTCAGGGTGTGCACCTGATGACTCTGGGTTGCGAGGATAGGATTCCGCAAATTCTTTGCTAA
- the gcvT gene encoding glycine cleavage system aminomethyltransferase GcvT has protein sequence MLKRTALYLAHRELGARMVEFGGWEMPVQYRGVIDEHLAVRHAAGLFDVSHMGEIEIKGRDAQAFLQELTINDVSRLSNGQAQYTAMCYPDGGVVDDLLLYRFDGENYLLCVNAGNTDKDFAWVEAALEDSGFAAVTCRNSSVDFAQLALQGPAAALILSQLTAIDLSRITGYHFYEGLVAEVPTLISRTGYTGEDGFELYCHPEAVLTLWRNLLDVGREDGLMPAGLGARDTLRLEMKYPLYGHELSPEISPLEAGLGWITHLEKPSFIGREALVRQKEKGPERRLIGLRMTEAGVPRAGYPVYLNGEVVGTVTSGTLSPSLRQGIAIALVRNEVRRPGTALEVGIRQRRVAAEIVKPPFLEKS, from the coding sequence ATGCTTAAACGTACGGCTCTTTATCTCGCGCATCGCGAACTCGGCGCCCGCATGGTGGAATTCGGCGGCTGGGAAATGCCGGTGCAGTATCGCGGAGTTATTGACGAACATCTGGCCGTGCGCCATGCGGCGGGCCTCTTTGATGTCTCCCACATGGGCGAAATCGAAATCAAGGGCCGCGATGCACAGGCGTTTTTGCAAGAGTTGACCATCAACGATGTCAGTCGATTGAGTAACGGCCAGGCCCAGTACACCGCCATGTGTTATCCGGATGGCGGGGTGGTCGATGACCTATTGCTGTATCGCTTCGATGGCGAGAATTATTTGCTGTGCGTCAACGCCGGCAATACCGACAAGGATTTCGCCTGGGTCGAAGCGGCCCTTGAAGATTCAGGTTTCGCCGCCGTGACCTGCCGCAATTCCAGCGTCGATTTCGCCCAGCTCGCCTTGCAGGGACCGGCTGCGGCCCTCATTCTCTCTCAATTGACGGCCATCGACCTGAGTCGCATTACCGGTTATCATTTTTACGAAGGACTGGTGGCTGAAGTGCCGACTCTCATCTCCCGCACCGGGTACACGGGCGAAGACGGCTTTGAACTTTACTGTCATCCTGAGGCTGTCCTCACCCTGTGGCGCAATCTGCTTGATGTCGGCCGCGAAGATGGCCTGATGCCGGCCGGTTTGGGGGCACGCGATACTTTGCGCCTGGAGATGAAGTATCCCCTTTACGGGCATGAACTCAGCCCCGAGATTTCACCTTTGGAAGCCGGCCTGGGCTGGATTACTCATCTGGAAAAGCCCAGTTTTATCGGTCGCGAGGCCCTCGTGCGACAAAAGGAAAAGGGCCCTGAGCGGCGTCTGATCGGTTTGCGCATGACGGAGGCCGGGGTGCCGCGAGCGGGATATCCCGTGTATCTCAATGGTGAGGTCGTCGGAACCGTCACCAGCGGCACCCTGTCGCCGTCCTTGCGTCAGGGTATCGCTATTGCGTTGGTGCGCAACGAGGTGCGCCGGCCTGGCACCGCGCTCGAAGTCGGCATCCGACAACGGCGGGTCGCTGCGGAAATTGTCAAACCCCCATTTCTTGAAAAGTCGTAA
- the gcvH gene encoding glycine cleavage system protein GcvH: MDFPEEFKYTEEHEWVLVEGEVVTVGITDFAQDSLGDVVFVELPEVGIKVEAGKVFGVVESVKAVSDIYSPVTGEVVEVNEELPDTPEILNTSPYEDGWMIKVRLSDPAELEDLLDAASYQEFIEED, from the coding sequence ATGGATTTTCCCGAAGAATTCAAATACACCGAAGAGCACGAATGGGTTTTGGTCGAGGGGGAAGTGGTAACCGTCGGTATTACCGATTTTGCCCAGGATTCTCTGGGGGATGTGGTTTTTGTCGAGCTGCCCGAAGTCGGTATCAAAGTCGAGGCGGGCAAGGTTTTCGGCGTGGTGGAGTCGGTCAAGGCGGTTTCGGATATCTATTCGCCGGTGACGGGGGAAGTGGTCGAAGTCAACGAGGAATTGCCCGACACACCCGAAATTCTCAATACCTCGCCTTATGAAGACGGGTGGATGATCAAAGTCCGGCTGAGTGATCCTGCCGAGCTTGAAGATCTGCTCGACGCGGCCAGTTATCAGGAATTTATCGAAGAAGATTGA
- the gcvPA gene encoding aminomethyl-transferring glycine dehydrogenase subunit GcvPA: MRFIPQTEEDVRQMLATIGTGSVEELFAEVPAALRLDRPLRLPPARSEAELLAELGRLARLNATAETHRMFLGGGAYNHFIPAAVDHLISRSEFYTAYTPYQPEISQGTLQAIYEFQTLICQLTGMDVANASMYDGASACAEAVLMATRATKRSRVLLARSLHPDYRATVATYCRYLDFELVEIEFDETGRTDLSVLAGELNERCAALVLGYPNFFGVIEDLAAASHLTTACGARLIAAVQEPLALGLLKPPAELGADIVVGEGQSFGLPLAFGGPYLGFFAARSQDLRNLPGRLVGETLDSKGQRGFVLTLATREQHIRREKATSNICSNQGLCALAAAIYLALLGRRGLRETAEQNLAKAAYARAKIEALSDFSLPFSGPVFNEFVVEGTIKAVDLLRRVQVQGILGGIPLVRWYPQMSNRFLVCVTEQNRREDIDALCAALAGGAL; this comes from the coding sequence ATGCGTTTTATTCCGCAAACCGAGGAGGATGTCCGGCAGATGCTGGCCACCATCGGCACGGGTTCGGTCGAGGAGCTTTTCGCCGAGGTTCCGGCCGCTTTGCGTCTCGACCGCCCCCTGCGGTTGCCCCCGGCGCGCAGTGAGGCTGAACTTCTTGCTGAACTTGGGAGATTGGCGCGACTCAACGCCACTGCTGAAACTCACCGAATGTTTCTTGGCGGCGGTGCCTACAATCATTTTATTCCGGCCGCAGTCGATCACCTCATCTCCCGTAGCGAATTCTACACAGCCTACACACCCTATCAGCCCGAAATCAGCCAGGGAACCCTGCAGGCGATTTACGAGTTTCAGACCCTGATTTGCCAACTGACCGGCATGGATGTGGCCAATGCCTCCATGTATGATGGCGCTTCTGCCTGTGCGGAAGCGGTGCTGATGGCGACACGGGCGACCAAGCGTTCGCGGGTGCTGCTGGCGCGTTCTCTGCATCCTGATTATCGGGCGACGGTGGCTACTTATTGCCGCTACCTCGATTTTGAATTGGTCGAGATCGAGTTCGACGAAACGGGGCGTACCGACCTGAGTGTCCTGGCCGGGGAATTGAACGAGCGGTGCGCCGCCCTGGTGCTCGGCTATCCGAATTTCTTCGGGGTGATTGAAGATCTGGCCGCAGCCTCGCATCTCACCACTGCCTGCGGTGCGCGCCTTATTGCTGCCGTGCAGGAGCCTTTGGCCCTGGGTCTGCTGAAGCCTCCCGCGGAGCTCGGTGCCGATATCGTGGTGGGGGAGGGCCAGAGTTTTGGTCTGCCACTGGCTTTCGGCGGACCCTACCTCGGCTTTTTTGCCGCGCGTTCCCAGGATCTGCGCAACCTGCCCGGGCGTCTGGTGGGAGAAACCCTCGACAGTAAAGGTCAGCGTGGCTTCGTGCTGACTCTGGCAACCCGCGAACAGCATATCCGTCGCGAAAAAGCCACGTCCAACATCTGCTCCAACCAGGGTCTGTGCGCCCTGGCCGCCGCCATTTACCTGGCTCTGCTGGGGCGCCGGGGGTTGCGGGAGACGGCGGAACAGAATCTGGCCAAGGCCGCTTATGCACGGGCCAAAATCGAAGCGCTGTCGGATTTCAGCCTGCCGTTCAGTGGCCCGGTCTTCAATGAATTCGTCGTTGAGGGAACGATAAAAGCCGTCGATTTGCTGCGCCGGGTTCAAGTCCAGGGGATTCTTGGTGGAATTCCTCTGGTGCGCTGGTATCCGCAGATGTCCAATCGTTTCCTGGTCTGCGTCACCGAGCAGAACCGGCGTGAGGATATCGACGCCTTGTGCGCCGCCCTGGCCGGAGGTGCCCTATGA
- the gcvPB gene encoding aminomethyl-transferring glycine dehydrogenase subunit GcvPB, which translates to MTRVGTSGLQLNEKLLFEHSDKGRKGYSLPALDVPPAHLPAELVREDIRGFPELSELDVVRHFTRLSTWNYGIDTGFYPLGSCTMKYNPKVNEVACRLPGFAGVHPHTPEELSQGALELMFQLQEDLAEISGFPAVTLQPGAGAHGELAGMLMIRAWHEARGNRRTKVLIPDTAHGTNPATATLCGYQVVSVASDGVLRAAAVAELMDEEVAALMVTNPNTLGLFESEIAEICRIVHDRGGLVYCDGANLNALMGISRPGDAGIDVMHFNLHKTFATPHGGGGPGAGPVGVTAELAPFLPVPVVVRHADGFRLDFDAPHSIGTMKGFYGHFGVLVRAFAYIRSMGPEGLRRATDMAVLNANYVRARLEGVFHLPYATRSLHEVVFSDRRLGGGCRTLDLAKRLIDYGFHPPTVYFPLVVAGAIMIEPTESESLESLDEFCEAMLAVAREAEEQPELLKQAPQCTRLGRLDETRAARQPRLRWEKT; encoded by the coding sequence ATGACCCGGGTGGGAACCAGCGGATTGCAACTTAACGAAAAACTGCTTTTCGAGCACTCGGACAAAGGCCGCAAGGGTTACAGTCTGCCTGCTCTTGACGTGCCCCCCGCGCATCTGCCTGCCGAACTGGTGCGGGAAGATATCCGCGGCTTTCCGGAACTGTCCGAACTCGATGTCGTGCGCCATTTCACCCGCCTGTCCACCTGGAATTACGGAATCGATACAGGTTTTTACCCCCTGGGCAGTTGCACCATGAAATACAACCCCAAGGTGAATGAGGTCGCCTGCCGCCTGCCGGGGTTTGCCGGGGTGCATCCGCATACTCCGGAGGAGTTGAGCCAGGGGGCCCTGGAGCTTATGTTTCAGTTGCAGGAAGATCTTGCTGAAATCTCCGGTTTTCCGGCAGTTACGCTGCAACCCGGTGCCGGTGCTCATGGCGAGTTGGCCGGAATGCTCATGATCCGCGCCTGGCACGAGGCGCGCGGCAATCGCCGCACCAAGGTCCTCATTCCCGATACCGCCCACGGCACCAACCCGGCGACCGCGACCCTGTGTGGCTATCAGGTGGTGTCGGTGGCCAGCGACGGGGTGTTGCGCGCCGCCGCGGTTGCCGAGTTGATGGACGAGGAGGTCGCCGCCCTCATGGTGACCAATCCCAACACACTCGGTCTGTTCGAGAGCGAGATTGCCGAGATCTGCCGCATCGTGCATGACCGCGGCGGTCTGGTTTATTGCGATGGCGCCAACCTCAACGCCTTGATGGGGATTTCGCGCCCTGGCGATGCAGGCATCGACGTCATGCATTTCAACCTGCATAAAACCTTTGCCACACCCCATGGGGGCGGTGGGCCGGGCGCCGGGCCGGTGGGCGTGACGGCGGAACTCGCTCCCTTTCTACCCGTGCCGGTCGTGGTGCGGCACGCGGATGGCTTTCGCCTCGATTTCGACGCACCGCACAGCATCGGCACCATGAAGGGTTTCTATGGGCACTTCGGCGTGCTGGTGCGCGCCTTTGCCTACATTCGCAGCATGGGTCCGGAGGGGCTGCGGCGCGCTACGGATATGGCGGTACTCAATGCCAATTACGTGCGGGCGCGTCTCGAGGGCGTCTTTCACCTGCCGTATGCGACCCGTTCCCTGCACGAAGTGGTATTCAGCGACCGTCGCCTGGGCGGGGGGTGCCGCACCCTGGATCTGGCCAAGCGCCTCATCGATTACGGTTTTCATCCGCCGACGGTCTATTTCCCTCTGGTGGTGGCCGGCGCCATCATGATTGAGCCCACCGAAAGCGAAAGTCTGGAGTCTCTGGATGAATTCTGCGAGGCAATGCTTGCTGTCGCGCGGGAAGCCGAAGAGCAGCCTGAACTGCTCAAGCAGGCCCCGCAATGCACACGTCTGGGCCGGCTCGATGAAACCAGGGCAGCGCGGCAGCCGCGCCTGCGCTGGGAAAAGACCTGA
- a CDS encoding energy transducer TonB, producing the protein MSFHPRQTTILWWFIPLSLIIHLLLMLLMPQTAPGPAPQLEEPVFVEVRPPQPRPRELDVPILPETPREKPAERLGPQDQVVERETAPPGEDTEDAQPRVVAPPPVPQPRPEPRPQPREQAPPVVVDQPPTVERPAEKAPAPQVAVHPEVTPPAAPAERALPDLKDLLQLPQATESRLENQLRRKYRAEVEAGNAVWLDMEKDILISFFQRFRNNIYGVWNYPRQAAERGEEGTSLLKVTVRRDGSVESVQILESSGSAALDQEAVRAVWRGASYGPISRHYEEETLTIFAFFQYRIGRTFIFGS; encoded by the coding sequence ATGAGTTTTCATCCACGACAGACCACCATTCTCTGGTGGTTTATCCCTCTGTCTCTGATCATCCATCTGCTGTTGATGCTGCTGATGCCCCAGACAGCGCCAGGTCCCGCACCTCAGCTCGAGGAACCCGTCTTTGTCGAGGTACGGCCGCCACAACCACGGCCGCGGGAACTCGATGTTCCGATCCTGCCCGAGACTCCCCGCGAAAAACCGGCCGAGCGCCTGGGGCCCCAGGATCAAGTGGTTGAGCGCGAAACCGCCCCGCCTGGAGAAGACACCGAAGACGCTCAGCCCAGAGTTGTGGCGCCGCCACCGGTGCCACAACCGCGCCCCGAGCCTCGGCCGCAACCGCGAGAGCAAGCACCTCCTGTGGTCGTTGATCAACCACCGACCGTAGAGCGTCCGGCTGAAAAAGCTCCGGCACCCCAGGTGGCCGTCCACCCCGAGGTCACGCCTCCTGCGGCGCCGGCCGAGCGTGCCCTGCCCGATCTCAAGGATCTGCTGCAACTGCCGCAGGCCACGGAGAGCCGCCTGGAAAACCAGTTACGGCGCAAATACCGGGCCGAAGTCGAGGCGGGCAATGCCGTCTGGCTGGACATGGAGAAGGATATTTTGATTTCCTTCTTTCAACGCTTCCGCAACAATATTTACGGCGTATGGAACTATCCCCGGCAAGCCGCCGAACGCGGCGAGGAAGGCACCAGCCTGCTCAAAGTCACGGTGCGCCGCGACGGCAGCGTGGAAAGTGTCCAGATCCTGGAAAGCTCAGGCTCCGCCGCCCTTGATCAGGAAGCGGTGCGCGCGGTCTGGCGTGGGGCCTCTTACGGCCCTATTTCCCGCCATTACGAAGAGGAAACACTCACCATCTTCGCCTTTTTTCAGTACCGTATCGGCCGCACGTTCATCTTCGGTAGTTGA
- the pta gene encoding phosphate acetyltransferase, with the protein MHLVDQIKSKARTNAQTVVLPEGYDDRMIEAAGRIVADKLAKVVLLGNTDTLQSKARELGCSLDGVTLIDPARAEKLDAYVTELVELRKKKGLTADEARKLLTAEDNLYFAAMMVRTGDAGGAVAGAHNTTGDVLRAAFQVVGTAPGMKTVSSVFLMITKTPDFGENGTILFADCAVNPNPDAQALAEIAVATAKSCKSFLGVDARVGMLSFSTKGSAQHEDVDKVLKALEIARGLDPNLQIDGELQADAALLPKVGQKKAPGSPVAGKANTLIFPDLDAGNIGYKLVERIAGAEAVGPIIQGLAKPVNDLSRGCSVDDIVNVAAITAVQAQG; encoded by the coding sequence ATGCATCTGGTAGATCAGATTAAAAGTAAGGCACGAACCAATGCCCAGACCGTGGTCCTGCCTGAAGGCTACGACGACCGCATGATCGAGGCCGCTGGGCGCATTGTCGCCGATAAACTGGCCAAGGTCGTGCTGCTTGGGAATACGGATACTCTGCAAAGCAAAGCACGGGAATTGGGATGCTCCTTGGACGGAGTGACCCTGATTGATCCGGCACGGGCCGAGAAACTCGACGCTTATGTTACCGAACTGGTGGAGTTACGTAAGAAAAAGGGCCTGACCGCCGATGAGGCACGCAAGCTGCTGACAGCCGAAGACAATCTTTATTTCGCGGCGATGATGGTGCGCACTGGTGACGCAGGTGGCGCGGTCGCCGGGGCGCACAATACCACCGGCGACGTATTGCGCGCCGCTTTTCAGGTGGTCGGCACCGCGCCGGGCATGAAGACTGTCTCCTCGGTGTTTCTCATGATCACCAAAACCCCCGATTTCGGCGAAAACGGCACCATCCTTTTTGCCGATTGCGCCGTCAATCCCAATCCAGATGCCCAGGCCCTGGCGGAGATCGCCGTTGCCACCGCGAAAAGCTGCAAGAGTTTTCTCGGTGTGGACGCGCGGGTGGGCATGTTGTCTTTTTCCACCAAGGGCAGCGCTCAGCATGAAGATGTCGATAAGGTGCTCAAGGCCCTGGAAATTGCTCGAGGACTCGATCCCAATCTGCAGATTGACGGCGAATTGCAGGCCGATGCTGCACTGCTTCCCAAGGTCGGGCAGAAAAAAGCGCCCGGCTCGCCCGTCGCGGGAAAAGCCAATACCCTTATTTTCCCCGATCTCGACGCCGGCAACATCGGCTACAAGCTGGTTGAGCGAATTGCCGGGGCCGAAGCCGTGGGCCCCATCATCCAGGGACTGGCCAAGCCCGTCAACGACCTGTCGCGGGGCTGCTCGGTGGATGATATCGTCAACGTGGCGGCGATAACTGCCGTGCAGGCGCAAGGCTGA
- a CDS encoding acetate kinase: protein MDILALNCGSSSVKYQLFDWKKKEVIAKGMVERVTIGDSFIIHEVPGRETYREEYECPDHQVAIHLIIKILAEKEHGVVSDIQQISAVGHRVVHGGEKFTCSVMIDDNVLDAIKAVQHLAPLHNPPNISGIEAARSVLPDVPHVAIFDTAFHQTMPEHAYTYPLPYEWYEKYGVRRYGFHGTSHLYVSKRAAVMLGKDPKDCNIITMHIGNGVSHAAIKGGVSVDTSMGLTPLEGAVMGTRCGDIDPAIPMFLQQQENLSPKDLDSILNKKSGILGITGQFTDRRDVIEGAAEGNERCALALEIEGYRLKKYIGSYAAAIGGIDAVVFTAGVGEMGWQIREKALEGLEYMGIILDREKNKNTMTRKSENVITTPESKVKVFVIPTDEELVFTEDVVGILEGTYTDHMKFQYSFAKREFQRK, encoded by the coding sequence ATGGACATTCTGGCTCTCAACTGCGGCAGTTCATCGGTCAAATACCAGCTTTTCGACTGGAAAAAAAAGGAAGTCATCGCTAAAGGCATGGTCGAGCGGGTCACCATCGGTGATTCTTTCATCATTCACGAGGTGCCGGGGCGCGAAACCTATCGTGAAGAATACGAGTGCCCCGATCATCAGGTGGCGATTCACCTGATCATTAAAATCCTGGCCGAAAAAGAGCATGGCGTGGTCAGCGACATTCAGCAGATTTCCGCGGTCGGCCACCGGGTGGTGCACGGTGGAGAAAAATTCACCTGCTCGGTGATGATCGACGACAATGTTCTGGATGCCATCAAAGCGGTTCAGCACCTCGCGCCCCTGCATAATCCACCCAACATCTCCGGCATTGAAGCAGCCCGTTCCGTACTTCCCGATGTCCCCCATGTCGCTATTTTCGACACGGCATTTCACCAGACCATGCCTGAGCACGCCTACACCTATCCCCTGCCCTACGAATGGTATGAAAAATACGGCGTGCGCCGTTACGGCTTTCATGGGACCAGTCACCTCTACGTTTCCAAGCGGGCGGCGGTCATGCTCGGCAAGGATCCCAAGGATTGCAACATCATCACCATGCATATCGGCAACGGGGTTTCTCATGCAGCCATCAAGGGGGGCGTCTCCGTTGATACCTCCATGGGCTTGACACCCTTGGAAGGCGCGGTCATGGGCACCCGCTGCGGCGATATCGATCCGGCGATTCCCATGTTCCTTCAGCAGCAGGAAAACCTCTCGCCCAAGGATCTTGATTCAATTCTCAACAAGAAATCCGGGATTCTCGGCATCACCGGTCAATTCACCGATCGACGCGATGTCATCGAAGGGGCCGCGGAGGGCAACGAACGCTGCGCGCTGGCCCTGGAGATCGAAGGATATCGCCTGAAGAAATACATCGGCTCCTATGCCGCGGCCATCGGCGGCATCGATGCGGTGGTCTTTACCGCCGGAGTGGGCGAAATGGGTTGGCAGATCCGTGAAAAAGCCCTGGAAGGGCTCGAATACATGGGCATCATTCTGGATCGCGAGAAGAACAAAAATACCATGACGCGCAAATCGGAAAACGTTATTACCACTCCCGAGTCCAAGGTCAAGGTATTCGTCATTCCCACCGATGAGGAACTGGTATTCACCGAAGACGTGGTTGGCATTCTGGAAGGTACCTACACCGACCACATGAAGTTCCAGTACTCTTTTGCCAAGCGCGAATTCCAACGCAAATAG